From the genome of Papaver somniferum cultivar HN1 chromosome 2, ASM357369v1, whole genome shotgun sequence, one region includes:
- the LOC113349121 gene encoding cell division cycle 20.2, cofactor of APC complex-like — protein sequence MDAGGGSFGMLNKSRSRNPLQEHVVLRRKNSIENCDRFIPNRSAMDFDYAHYMLMEARKGKENPVESTPAKEAYRKQLAEVLNLNKTRILAFKNKAPTPVQSLFPETSSLQQAKPAKPRRSIPQTSERTLDAPEIIDDYYLNLLDWGSGNVLAIALGNTVYLWDASDSSSSELMTIDEDTGPITSVSWAPDGRHIAVGLNNSEVQLWDSTSNKQLRILRGGHESRVDAMDWNNHILSTGGMDSLIINNDVRIRNHIVETYRGHHQEVCGLKWSASGQQLASGGNDNLLHIWDRSVASSNSRTQWLHRLEDHTAAVKAFAWCPFQANLLASGGGGGDGCIKFWNTHTGACLNSVDTGSQVCSLLWNKNERELLSSHGFTQNQLTLWKYPSMVKIAELTGHTSRVLYMAQSPDGCTVASAAGDETLRFWNVFGTPELAKPAPKANPEPFAHFNRIR from the exons ATGGATGCAGGAGGAGGATCTTTCGGTATGTTAAACAAGTCTCGATCTAGAAATCCATTGCAAGAACATGTTGTCCTCCGCAGAAAAAACTCTATAGAAAAT TGTGATCGGTTTATCCCGAACAGATCTGCAATGGATTTCGACTATGCCCACTACATGCTCATGGAAGCAAGGAAAGGTAAGGAAAATCCAGTTGAGAGTACTCCAGCGAAAGAGGCTTACAGGAAGCAACTTGCAGAGGTGCTGAACTTAAACAAGACCAGAATTCTTGCATTCAAGAACAAGGCACCTACACCTGTGCAGTCGCTCTTCCCTGAAACTTCATCACTTCAACAAGCGAAACCAGCAAAGCCCCGAAGATCCATCCCTCAA ACTTCTGAGAGGACATTGGATGCTCCTGAGATCATTGACGATTACTATTTGAATCTCCTTGACTGGGGCAGTGGCAATGTCCTTGCAATAGCTCTAGGGAATACCGTGTACTTGTGGGATGCAAGCGATTCATCCAGTTCCGAACTCATGACCATTGATGAAGATACAGGTCCTATTACCAGTGTGAGTTGGGCACCTGATGGTCGCCACATAGCTGTTGGATTGAACAACTCCGAAGTTCAACTATGGGATTCTACATCTAACAAACAACTTAGAATATTACGAGGTGGTCATGAATCTCGAGTTGATGCTATGGATTGGAACAACCACATCTTATCCACAGGAGGAATGGACAGTCTGATTATCAATAATGATGTCAGAATCAGAAACCACATTGTAGAAACATATAGAGGACATCATCAAGAAGTGTGTGGATTGAAGTGGTCCGCATCAGGACAACAACTAGCAAGTGGAGGGAATGACAACCTTCTTCATATTTGGGATAGATCAGTTGCTTCGTCAAACTCTCGAACTCAATGGCTTCATAGACTCGAAGACCACACTGCTGCTGTAAAAGCCTTTGCTTGGTGTCCATTCCAGGCTAATTTACTtgcttctggtggtggtggaggtgatggatgtATTAAATTCTGGAATACCCACACTGGAGCTTGCTTGAATTCTGTGGATACTGGGTCACAAGTTTGTTCTTTGCTGTGGAACAAAAATGAGAGAGAACTTTTGAGCTCTCATGGATTCACTCAAAACCAGTTGACCCTTTGGAAATATCCATCAATGGTAAAGATCGCTGAGCTTACTGGTCACACTTCAAGGGTTCTGTACATGGCTCAG AGTCCGGATGGATGTACTGTTGCATCTGCAGCAGGGGATGAAACTCTGAGATTTTGGAATGTATTTGGTACACCTGAATTGGCTAAACCTGCACCTAAAGCCAACCCAGAGCCGTTTGCTCATTTTAATCGCATCCGCTGA